CACGATATCGTCAAGAATATCTTTCTTACTTGTGTAGTACTCGTGAATTTGGAACTTGGTTTTTTCATCTTCAGAAAGCGAGCCTTTAGGGCGCTTAACATCGATACCATCTGGGTTATTTGAGCCTACTTCGTGTAAAGCAACTATGTGTAAGAAAACCAATACAACGATAACTAAAGGTAACGCAATAACATGTAAGGCAAAGAAACGGTTTAGCGTAGCACCAGATATAACGTAGTCACCACGGATCCACAAGGTTAAGTCATCACCAATAACAGGAATAGCACCAAATAGTGAAATAATAACTTGCGCACCCCAGTATGACATTTGGCCCCATGGTAATAAGTATCCCATGAATGCTTCAGCCATTAAGGCAAGGTAAATGAACATACCGAACAACCACAATAACTCACGCGGTTTTTGATATGAACCATATAACATACCACGCATCATATGTAGATAAACAACAACGAAAAACGCAGAAGCACCCGTTGAATGCATATATCGTAATAACCAACCGTAGTCGACATCACGCATGATATATTCAACCGAAGCGAACGCACCTTCTGCTGAAGGAACATAGTTCATGGTTAACCAAATACCCGTAACAATTTGGTTTACAAGTACGATAGTGGCTAAAAATCCAAACACATACCAGAAATTCATATTCTTTGGCGCTGGATATTGTAGAGCGTGCATATTTGCAACGCGCATCATTGGAATGCGATATTCAATCCAATCAAGTAAATTTTTCCACATGGTTAGGCAGCCCCCTGCTCTTCACCAATAAGAATGGTGTTATCGTCAATATAATAATGAGGTGGGATAACCAAGTTTGTTGGCGCTGGAACACTTTGGAAAACGCGGCCAGACATATCAAACTTAGAACCGTGACAAGGACAGAAGAAGCCTGAAGGCACACCTTCAACTTGCGCATCAAATCCATCCTGAATGTACTGTGGTGAACACCCTAGATGGGTACAAATACCCACAGCAACTAAAATTTCAGGTTTAATAGAACGATGGCGATTTTGAGCATAGCTTGGCTGCTGCTCAACTTCAGAACCGGCATCACGTAATTGACCTTCATGTTTTTCTAGTTGAGTGATCATTTCTGGTGTACGGCTCACGATCCACACAGGTTTACCACGCCACTCAACACGTAACATTTGGCCAGGTTCAATTTTACTGATATTGACTTCAACTGGAGCTCCAGCAGCCTTTGCTTTGGCGCTGGGATTCCAAGAAGCAATAAAAGGAACAGCTGCTCCTGCTACTCCAACCCCGCCAACAACTGATGTGGCAACGGTTAGAAAGCGACGACGACTGTTATCGACAGGCGCATTACTCATCCAATATTCTCCGAGACTTTAACTTTATAATTTGTTGTTCTGCCCTAAAAAACAGCAGTGTTTTTCAACGGGCAAAAAATTGGCTAAATGATATAAAAAAACCCGTATTTATGACAGGAAAAATATAAAAAATCAGTGTCAAATCTAGGCGTTAAGTTGAATTAGATCAAATTCAATATAAATCAATCAAAAAATAGCCAAAAAAAAGCCCAGTAAACACTGGGCTTTTTTGAATTTTTGACAAAATCGATTAACGTTTTGAGAATTGTGGACGCTTACGCGCTTTCTTAAGACCCACTTTCTTACGTTCAACAACACGTGCATCACGAGTAACATAACCCGCTTGACGTAGAGATGAGCGTAAAGACTCGTCAAATTCGATTAATGCACGAGTGATACCATGACGGATTGCACCCGCTTGACCAGTCATACCGCCACCAGTAACAGTTACGTAGATATCAAATTTTTCAGTCATATCAACTAACTCTAAAGGTTGACGAACAACCATACGAGAAGTTTCACGACCAAAGAAAGTATCTAATGAACGTTTGTTAACTGTAATGTTACCACTGCCTGGACGTATAAATACGCGAGCAGTAGAGCTTTTACGACGACCAGTACCGTAATATTGAGTAGTTGCCATTGCCTATTGCTCCCTATTAGATGTCTAATACTTGAGGCTGTTGAGCCTGATGATTATGCTCTGCGCCTGCGTAAACTTTAAGTTTACGATACATAGCGCGACCTAATGGGCCTTTAGGCAACATGCCTTTAACCGCACTTTCGATGATCATTTCTGGCTTTTTAGCTTGTAATTTATCAAAAGTAATCGATTTTAAGCCACCTGGGAAACCAGAGTGAGCGTAGTATACTTTGTCAGTAAACTTAGCACCTGTAACCACAACTTTCTCGGCATTAACAACAACGATGTAATCACCAGTGTCAACGTGAGGAGTGTACTCAGGCTTATGCTTACCGCGTAAACGACGAGCGATCTCTGTCGCAATGCGACCTAATGTTTTACCTTCTGCATCAACAACATACCAGTCGCGTTGTACAGATTCAGCTTTCGCAGTAAAAGTTTTCATTATCAAATGAACCCAAACTCTAAATTCTTTATATTTGAGGCGTTCGCCTCCCCAATTTATGCCTGAAAACCCCTTCGAGAATTCAAAACAAAGGCCTGTCTAATGACAGCCTGGATGGGCTGGGGGCGCGCATTATACAAAAGAGGCTGATAAAGATCATCAACTATTTTGAAATTGTTGAAAAAATCGTCATCATTAAGGGATATGGGGGCGCGCTAAATATTCATGCGATTGCATTTCCTGCAACCGACTACGGCAACGTCTAAATTCAAACTCTAATGTACCACTACTGTATAGGTCTTCTATTGATACAGCTGATGAAATAATCAATTTAACGTTACGCTCGTAGAATTCATCAACTAGCGCTAAAAAGCGCCTAGCCGCGTCATCATTACTTTGTCCCATTTGTTTTACGTTGCTAAGTAAAACACTGTGGTAAATACGGCTTATTTCCATGTAATCAGTTTGACTACGTGCGGTTTCACAAAGGGCTGAGAAATCAAATAACGCCACACCATCACACTGCGCTCGACAACTTATCATGCGATGCTCAATTTCAACTTGAGTATCTCGCTCCACAGGCTCGACAGCTAATTGAGTAAAATATTTTAATAGATTTTGGTCGGCGATCTCATCAAGCGGTGAATGATAAATCTCTGCTTGGGTTAGCGTTCTTAAACGGTAATCAACCCCATGATCAACATTCACGACTTCACAATTTTGATTAATCAAGTCAATGGCAGGCAAAAAACGGGCGCGCTGCAAACCGTTTCGATACAATTCATCAGGCACAATATTGGACGTAGCGACTAGAACCACATCAAGTTTAAACAACTTCTCAAACAAACCGCCTAATAACATGGCATCCGTTATGTCTGAGACAAAAAATTCATCAAAACAAATGATTTTTGCTTCTTTAGCAAATTTAGCGGCAATAATATCCAGCGGATCGGCAACATTTTTCAGTAATTTTAGCTCGTCATGCACACGATGCATAAAGCGATGAAAGTGAACACGCATTTTATTGTTAAACGGCAAACACTCAAAAAACGTATCCACTAAATACGTTTTACCGCGACCAACACCGCCCCAAAAATACAAACCTTTAACCGCTTGCTGTGGCGGCTTAACAAATTTAGCTTTAAGTTTGCTAAAAAAGCTAGACGATGAGACTTGATCCTGAGCGACTAAATCATCATATAACCTTTGTAAATGATTAATGGCATTTTCTTGTGCTGGGTCGTGATGAAAGTCAGCGCGTTGGAGATCGGCTTGATAACAAGCTAAGGGCGTTTTTTTAGCAGACATAGTGTAATGATTGCTTGCCATTACTCGATATAGTCAAAGCGATCAGGTTTTAGGGGCAGGTTTCTAGTTCCAGACGAAACCTAAGTACCTACATCCATGTAGGCAAAGCCGTCAAGCTTCGAGACCCCATGAGCATATGCTCTATTATGTGATTGGGGCGAGTAAGCGCTGACAATGAACCATAAGACCTGAGTGAGAAGACTATAAATTGCAAGCTAAATGATTGAACATAAGCTAGAATTTACCATGCAGGCTGAAGTAAATGAACTAATAGAAGGTAATAAACTATGACATGGATAACGGGTGTACTTATTTTTGCCGTTGGTACATTAACTGGTTTTTTCGCAAACCGTTTCCTATCACTGAGTAGTCGTCAACAACAAGCGCTACAAAATGAATTACAACAAAACCAACAAGAGCAAGATGCACTTAAGCAAGAATTAAGCAACTATTTGGCCGGCGTTGAGCAATCATTTAAAACGCTAGCAGAGCAAGCAATGCAAGCCGCTCAAACTGCCAATACGTTTGGGGCTAGCGTCAAAGCGTCAGATTCAAAAGGGGAAGACTTTATTCCCTACTTTGGTTCAGATGTTAGTGAAGGGCTCAAAGAAACAAAACCAGTTGAGCAGTTAAGTAAAACAGTACAAAAATCTGATGAAACCAACGCTCCGCTCGATTACTCAGCGGGCAACTCAGGTATTTTAGTATCAGAAGAGAGTAAATAAATCCCTACTTTTCTGAACTTTTAAACCTAGCTTAAGTCTAGATGCATAACAAAAGGCCTGCTTATATGTAGAAAATATAACAGGCTTTTTTAATGAAATTAGTCAGTTAGTTACGGAGTTTTAATTTGATCATGTCGATTTTCAAATTTTCCAAAATATTAGTTATCTCGGCTTGTCTAGCCGTTGCCCCTATGAGTAACGCGGCAATTCCTTGGTTTGGTCAAGACGAAAAGCAACCTTCCTTAGCCCCAATGCTCGAAAAAACCACCCCTGCAGTGGTAGATATCATGGTACAAGGAACTAAAGCCGAAAAGCAGCAGTTACCTGAACCGTTACGACGCTTCTTTGGTAACCAGGCTCCGCAACGCGAAAGACCTTTCCGCTCGGTCGGTTCTGGCGTCATTATTGATGCAGATAAAGGCTATGTGGTTACCAACCACCATGTTATTGACGATGCTGATGAAATTATCGTGACGTTAAAAGATGGTCGCGAATTTGAAGCTAAGAAATTAGGCTCAGATCCGGAAAGCGATGTCGCATTGTTAAAAATAGAAGCTGATGATCTCACTGCGGTTAAAATAGCTAATTCAGACAAACTGCGGGTCGGTGATTTTGCCATCGCTATCGGCAACCCATTTGGTATCGGCCAAACTGTTACCTCAGGTATTGTTAGCGCGCTAGGGCGTAGCGTATTCGGTATGGAAAAACTAGAGAACTTCATTCAAACCGACGCGCCAATTAATAGCGGCAACTCAGGCGGTGCCTTAGTTAACTTTAAAGGCGAATTAATTGGTATCAACACTGCGATTATAGGCCCTAATGGCGGCAGTGTCGGCATTGGCTTTGCCATTCCTTCTAACATGATGAAAAACCTTGTTGAACAAATCATTCAATTTGGTGAGGTTAAGCGTGGCGTATTGGGTATATCCGGTCGTACCATAGATGCTGAATCAGCTAAAGAGTGGGGCTTAGATACACCGCAAGGGGCTTTTGTTGAACAAGTTTTCCCTGATACTGCAGCAGCTGAAGCTGGACTAAAACCAGGTGATGTCATTGTATCAATCAATGGTAAACGCAACTCAACCTTTAACGAACTGAGAGCCAAAATCGCGACCTTTGGTGCTGGTAAATCAGTAACTTTGGGAATTGTGCGTGACGGTAAAAATATCGAAGTGGAAGTGGTATTAAAAGAATCATCAGCAACTAAAGTTGAAGCAGCAGCTATCCACCCACAATTAGAAGGGGCTAAACTAAGTAATCATGAAGATGGCGGCATCACGATAGACAGTATAGCTGATGGCGCACCAGCGCAAATGATCGGCTTAGAGCAAGGCGATAAAATCATCGGCATTAACCGGATGCGGATCGACAACATTGCTGAATTACGGGAAATGTTAGATGGTAAGCGCGGCTCATTTTATTTAAATATTGTACGTGGCGACACCCCACTGTATATTTTCATTAGATAAGATACAGTCATAGTAGATACTCAAAGGGCTAGCTTACTGCTAGCCCTTTGTCGTTAATAGACATGAATATACAAAAAACCTTTGACCATATTAAAAATACCGTCACCTTTATCGCTAAATCGTTAGGTATTGGTTTCATTATCGCCGCTCTTTTGTTTGCTTTTTTTCCAGAACTCAAAAAGAACAATGCATTATGGCAAAGTTTTTTTGCAGCCAACGAACCCGATTTTCGCCCCGTGAGCTATGCCATGGCAGTCAAACGAGCAGCACCGGCTGTAGTCAATATTTATACCCGTACCACGCAAACCACCAATCGCTTCATCTATAACATTACACGCGAAGTACAGGGATTAGGCTCTGGGGTTATAGCGTCTGAAAAAGGATTTATCTTAACCGCTGCTCACGTTGTTAAAGATGCTGATTTAATCGGCGTAGCGTTACAAGACGGGCGTATTTTTGAAGCGCAGCTGATAGGAACCGATCCCGCCAACGACTTAGCTGTGCTGTATGTAGAAGCGAATAATCTGCCTGTCATTCCAATAAATAAAAACCGAGCTATTCAAACAGGCGATGTCGTACTAGCAATAGGTAACCCATACAACCTTGGTTTAACCATTACCCAAGGTATTATTGGCGCAACCGGTCGCTCAGGTCTTATGTCTAACAAAGCCATCAACCTTGATCATTCAGATTTTATTCAAATGGATGCGGCAATTAATGATGGTAACTCAGGCGGTGCCTTAGTTAACTCTCTTGGTGAGTTAGTTGGCATAAACTCAGCAAAGCTCGCACCACTCAACCAGCAAACAACCTCTCAAGGGATCTTTTTTGCGGTAAACGCTCACTCAGCATTAAAGATTATGGATAGAATAATTGAGAACGGTCGTGTAGTGCGCGGTTATTTAGGTATTTCTGGTAGCGCTTATGGTCTACCTTCGGAGCTTAAACAATCAGAAGAGGCGTTTGCTATTTTAGTCAACGAAGTCGAGAGCGATAGCCCCGCCGCACAAGCAGGCTTACAACCAGGTGATTTGATTTTTGAGTTAGCTGGTGCACCGATTGTCGAACCAAATGATGTGTTAGAGTGGTTAGATAACACCAAACCTGGAACACAAGTTAAAATTCGATTAATACGTAAAAATATCATCCTAGAAAAAACCGTCATCATGGGCGAAGACCCAATAACACGCCGCTTGCGAGACTAGTTATACAAAATTGGCGATGCGAGATTAGCTATGCAAGAGCGGTTAAATAACGTTGAAGTTGAACTATTTTACAACGAACAAAAAAGCCCGCATTAAATCGCGGGCTTTAAATCGAAAATCACATCACAAGTTTAAGCTTTAACTGACCCGCGTGACCTTAGCCCCCAAGCCTGCAAATTTTTGCTCTAAGTTTTCGTAGCCTCGGTCTAAATGATAAATGCGATCAACCACTGTCGTCCCTTCTGCGACTAAGCCTGCTATCACTAAACAAGCCGAAGCCCGTAAATCAGTAGCCATCACTTGCGCCGCTGACAATTGCTCAACACCGTGACAAATCGCGGTATTCCCTTCGAGCTCAATATTAGCCCCCATCCGATGCAACTCAGGCACATGCATAAAACGATTTTCAAATATGGTTTCTGTTACTTTTGCAGAACCGTTAGCAACACAATTTAATGTGGTAAACTGCGCTTGCATATCCGTAGGAAAGGCTGGATGAGGAGCCGTTTTAATATTAACGGCTTTTAATTCACGACCTGTCATATCCAAACTAATACTATCTTGCGTCGTTTCGATTAACGCACCTGCTTCTTTGAGCTTAATAAGCACAGCATCTAGCATTTCTGGGCGGGTATGAGTACAGCGAATTTTACCACCTGCAACGGCTGCCGCGACTAAAAATGTCCCAGTTTCTATGCGATCCGGCAAAATAGAGTGCTGCATACTTTGCAATGACTGCACGCCTTCAATCGTGATTTTATCCGTACCAGCGCCTTGGATCTTAGCCCCCATTTTAATTAGGCATTCAGCTAAATCGACAATTTCAGGTTCACGAGCGGCGTTTTCAAGTACGGTTGTACCTTCAGCCAAAGTCGCCGCCATTAATAGGTTTTCAGTGCCGGTCACTGTCACTGTATCAAATAAAATGCGTGCACCTTTTAAGCGGCCGTCCACTTTCGCTTTAATGTAACCTTGCTCAACAACCACTTCGGCACCCATTTGCTGTAAGCCATGGATGTGTAAATTGACCGGTCTCGCACCTATTGCACAGCCACCGGGCAAAGACACTTGAGCTTCGCCCATTCGCGCAAGCAAAGGACCAAGCGCCAAAATAGAAGCGCGCATGGTTTTAACTAACTCATAAGGAGCAATACTCGATGTCAAGCTAGACGCATCAAGTTGCACGCTATCGTTATCACATTGATTGCTTATACCCAGCTCGGCAAGTAATTTAAGCGTTGTATTGATATCTCTTAGTTGCGGCACATTAGTAAAAGTGACTTTATCAGCAACCAAGATACTTGAAAAAAGAATAGGAAGAGCGGCATTTTTAGCGCCGGAGATGCGTACATCGCCCGATAACGATGCACCACCTTCAATCTGCAATTTATCCATTAACGGAAAACCTGATGGTTAATGAGAGAATTATAATTATAGTCAAAGCGATCTGGTTTTAGGGGCAGGTTTCTAGTTCCAGACGAAACCTAAGTACCTACATCCATTTAGGCAAAGCCGTCAAAGCTACCGCGTCCTGCTAACGCCCCTCGCTTAAAGCGCCTACTTTTGGTACCTGCATCCATGCAGGCAAGCTTCGAGACCCCATGAGCATATGCTCTATTATGTGATTGGGGCGAGTAAGCGCTGACAATGAACCATAAGACCTGAGCGAGAAGACTATAACTAGAAATTTAAAAGCTTATGCTTACGATATTCTTCTTCGGTGAAGGCTTTAATGGCAACAGCATGAATAGTGCCATCAGCGATCATATCCATTAATGGGGCATATATCGCCTGCTGACGCTTTAATGAGCGTTGACCTGCAAATGATTCCGAAACGGCTACAATCTCAAGGTGAGAGCCTTCAGCTTTAACTTGAATATCGCTGAGGTCTAACGAATCGTTAAGAAGTTGTTTAATCTGTTCAAGATCCATAGAAATTATTCGATACCTAAAATGTCAATAACGTTACTAATGCTGGCTAACTTAACCAGCTCATCAGTAACATTATGCCATTTTAATTCGACGCCCGCTGCTTCTAATAGTAATTTTTGTTTAACAAGCCAAGCTAAGCCAGCGGTATCGGTACTAAATTCAGCCATATCTAAACTCAAAAAATCATTCTGAGGTTGTGGAATGGATAACCCTTTAAAGTTATCGAATCGGCTTAATTTGCCCACTAGCTTTACAACATCACTTTCTACGGTAATGCTTAACATACTATTGCGTATCCTGCTGCTTTAACACGAGAGGTTTTTCGGCTTTGCTTTTTAGATCGGCTATAACAGCCTTAATACCCGAACGCTTAATCGCCTCATTAATTTCTTTTCGTTTGGTATCTAACACTGAAATACCTTCGGCATCCATGTCGTATGCGCGCCAACTGATTGCACCAGTATTTTTATCTTCTCGCTTACGAAATTTAAAATACAAATCGATATCTGGGCGGCCCGGTTCTATGATTTTACTCTTAACTACCACAATATTAAGATTAGAAAAGTCTTTGCTTGGTTCAACCGCGACACTTTGTGTTTGACGATAGGTTGAAAATACCTGAGCGTAAACGGTTACCATGTAGTCTTTAAATACTTGAACAAATTCTCTTTTTTGTTCCGTCGACAGTTTTCGGAAGTGTTTATTGCCTAATACCTTATATGACGCATAGGTGTAATCAATATGCGGTAATAGCTCTTCACTAACAATCACTTTTAAATGATCAGGATTTTGCTTAATCGTATCTAATTCTTTATCAAATCGATTAAATGCACTTTGCGCCACATTTTTTAATAAAATATAAGGGTCTGCTTCCATGGCAGCTTGTGCCATAGACGAAATACCAATACATACAAAAACAAATGTTAGTGCAACGTACTTTTTAATTTTAACTAAGTTCATACTTTTAAATAACTCCTAACACATCCCTATGCTTAGTCATCGTTTTGACTAAATAAAAACTGTCCAATAAGTTCTTCTAATACTAACGCAGACTTGGTGTCTTCAATAAAACTACCCGGCGCTAATATTTCAATACCGTCGTCCACGAATCCAGGCTCTAAGCCTAAATACTGCTCGCCTAATAGACCTGCAGTTAAAATACTCAACGAGCTAGTCTCTGGGAAATCATTGTATTGTTGGTAAATATCCATAGTGACAACCGGCACATAATCGGTGCGGTCCAATGCAATACTAGAAACTCGCCCTACAACAACCCCACCAACCTTGACAGGACTTCTGACTTTCAAACCACCTATATTGTCAAATTTGGCTTTAAGCTGATAGGTTTCAGAACTACCAACAGAACTTGAGTCAGCA
This genomic window from Saccharobesus litoralis contains:
- a CDS encoding MlaC/ttg2D family ABC transporter substrate-binding protein, which codes for MNLVKIKKYVALTFVFVCIGISSMAQAAMEADPYILLKNVAQSAFNRFDKELDTIKQNPDHLKVIVSEELLPHIDYTYASYKVLGNKHFRKLSTEQKREFVQVFKDYMVTVYAQVFSTYRQTQSVAVEPSKDFSNLNIVVVKSKIIEPGRPDIDLYFKFRKREDKNTGAISWRAYDMDAEGISVLDTKRKEINEAIKRSGIKAVIADLKSKAEKPLVLKQQDTQ
- the zapE gene encoding cell division protein ZapE, whose protein sequence is MSAKKTPLACYQADLQRADFHHDPAQENAINHLQRLYDDLVAQDQVSSSSFFSKLKAKFVKPPQQAVKGLYFWGGVGRGKTYLVDTFFECLPFNNKMRVHFHRFMHRVHDELKLLKNVADPLDIIAAKFAKEAKIICFDEFFVSDITDAMLLGGLFEKLFKLDVVLVATSNIVPDELYRNGLQRARFLPAIDLINQNCEVVNVDHGVDYRLRTLTQAEIYHSPLDEIADQNLLKYFTQLAVEPVERDTQVEIEHRMISCRAQCDGVALFDFSALCETARSQTDYMEISRIYHSVLLSNVKQMGQSNDDAARRFLALVDEFYERNVKLIISSAVSIEDLYSSGTLEFEFRRCRSRLQEMQSHEYLARPHIP
- the rpsI gene encoding 30S ribosomal protein S9, with the protein product MATTQYYGTGRRKSSTARVFIRPGSGNITVNKRSLDTFFGRETSRMVVRQPLELVDMTEKFDIYVTVTGGGMTGQAGAIRHGITRALIEFDESLRSSLRQAGYVTRDARVVERKKVGLKKARKRPQFSKR
- a CDS encoding YhcB family protein codes for the protein MTWITGVLIFAVGTLTGFFANRFLSLSSRQQQALQNELQQNQQEQDALKQELSNYLAGVEQSFKTLAEQAMQAAQTANTFGASVKASDSKGEDFIPYFGSDVSEGLKETKPVEQLSKTVQKSDETNAPLDYSAGNSGILVSEESK
- a CDS encoding trypsin-like peptidase domain-containing protein, with the protein product MNIQKTFDHIKNTVTFIAKSLGIGFIIAALLFAFFPELKKNNALWQSFFAANEPDFRPVSYAMAVKRAAPAVVNIYTRTTQTTNRFIYNITREVQGLGSGVIASEKGFILTAAHVVKDADLIGVALQDGRIFEAQLIGTDPANDLAVLYVEANNLPVIPINKNRAIQTGDVVLAIGNPYNLGLTITQGIIGATGRSGLMSNKAINLDHSDFIQMDAAINDGNSGGALVNSLGELVGINSAKLAPLNQQTTSQGIFFAVNAHSALKIMDRIIENGRVVRGYLGISGSAYGLPSELKQSEEAFAILVNEVESDSPAAQAGLQPGDLIFELAGAPIVEPNDVLEWLDNTKPGTQVKIRLIRKNIILEKTVIMGEDPITRRLRD
- a CDS encoding DegQ family serine endoprotease; protein product: MSIFKFSKILVISACLAVAPMSNAAIPWFGQDEKQPSLAPMLEKTTPAVVDIMVQGTKAEKQQLPEPLRRFFGNQAPQRERPFRSVGSGVIIDADKGYVVTNHHVIDDADEIIVTLKDGREFEAKKLGSDPESDVALLKIEADDLTAVKIANSDKLRVGDFAIAIGNPFGIGQTVTSGIVSALGRSVFGMEKLENFIQTDAPINSGNSGGALVNFKGELIGINTAIIGPNGGSVGIGFAIPSNMMKNLVEQIIQFGEVKRGVLGISGRTIDAESAKEWGLDTPQGAFVEQVFPDTAAAEAGLKPGDVIVSINGKRNSTFNELRAKIATFGAGKSVTLGIVRDGKNIEVEVVLKESSATKVEAAAIHPQLEGAKLSNHEDGGITIDSIADGAPAQMIGLEQGDKIIGINRMRIDNIAELREMLDGKRGSFYLNIVRGDTPLYIFIR
- the mlaD gene encoding outer membrane lipid asymmetry maintenance protein MlaD, which codes for MTNRKLEFGVGLFIVAGFIAFLVLALKVADSSSVGSSETYQLKAKFDNIGGLKVRSPVKVGGVVVGRVSSIALDRTDYVPVVTMDIYQQYNDFPETSSLSILTAGLLGEQYLGLEPGFVDDGIEILAPGSFIEDTKSALVLEELIGQFLFSQNDD
- a CDS encoding cytochrome b gives rise to the protein MWKNLLDWIEYRIPMMRVANMHALQYPAPKNMNFWYVFGFLATIVLVNQIVTGIWLTMNYVPSAEGAFASVEYIMRDVDYGWLLRYMHSTGASAFFVVVYLHMMRGMLYGSYQKPRELLWLFGMFIYLALMAEAFMGYLLPWGQMSYWGAQVIISLFGAIPVIGDDLTLWIRGDYVISGATLNRFFALHVIALPLVIVVLVFLHIVALHEVGSNNPDGIDVKRPKGSLSEDEKTKFQIHEYYTSKKDILDDIVPFFPHIVLKDLVAFAIFLIICCYIIFFAPAMGGLFLEPPNFEAANPMKTPEHIAPVWYFTPFYAILRAVPDKLLGVIAMFAAIVMLALLPWLDRCKVRSVRYRSNLHKLNLAQFTVCFVILGYLGLKPATPTYTIMAQVCSLLYFAYFGFLWLYSKNEKCKPLPERITK
- the petA gene encoding ubiquinol-cytochrome c reductase iron-sulfur subunit codes for the protein MSNAPVDNSRRRFLTVATSVVGGVGVAGAAVPFIASWNPSAKAKAAGAPVEVNISKIEPGQMLRVEWRGKPVWIVSRTPEMITQLEKHEGQLRDAGSEVEQQPSYAQNRHRSIKPEILVAVGICTHLGCSPQYIQDGFDAQVEGVPSGFFCPCHGSKFDMSGRVFQSVPAPTNLVIPPHYYIDDNTILIGEEQGAA
- the murA gene encoding UDP-N-acetylglucosamine 1-carboxyvinyltransferase is translated as MDKLQIEGGASLSGDVRISGAKNAALPILFSSILVADKVTFTNVPQLRDINTTLKLLAELGISNQCDNDSVQLDASSLTSSIAPYELVKTMRASILALGPLLARMGEAQVSLPGGCAIGARPVNLHIHGLQQMGAEVVVEQGYIKAKVDGRLKGARILFDTVTVTGTENLLMAATLAEGTTVLENAAREPEIVDLAECLIKMGAKIQGAGTDKITIEGVQSLQSMQHSILPDRIETGTFLVAAAVAGGKIRCTHTRPEMLDAVLIKLKEAGALIETTQDSISLDMTGRELKAVNIKTAPHPAFPTDMQAQFTTLNCVANGSAKVTETIFENRFMHVPELHRMGANIELEGNTAICHGVEQLSAAQVMATDLRASACLVIAGLVAEGTTVVDRIYHLDRGYENLEQKFAGLGAKVTRVS
- the rplM gene encoding 50S ribosomal protein L13, producing the protein MKTFTAKAESVQRDWYVVDAEGKTLGRIATEIARRLRGKHKPEYTPHVDTGDYIVVVNAEKVVVTGAKFTDKVYYAHSGFPGGLKSITFDKLQAKKPEMIIESAVKGMLPKGPLGRAMYRKLKVYAGAEHNHQAQQPQVLDI
- a CDS encoding BolA family protein, coding for MDLEQIKQLLNDSLDLSDIQVKAEGSHLEIVAVSESFAGQRSLKRQQAIYAPLMDMIADGTIHAVAIKAFTEEEYRKHKLLNF